The Breoghania sp. L-A4 sequence GTCGGGCCGCGTGAAGCCGCAGCGCGGCGCGAAAACGCAGCCCCTGGGTTCCGTCGTCAGCGAGGGCACCGTGCCCGGGATCGCGCCCAGGCGGCGCGGCGGGCCGTCCATTCTGGGGATCGCGCCGAGCAGCGCCCGCGTATAGGGATGGCTGGGATCCGCCATGACGCTTGCGGCGCGCCCCTGTTCGACGATCTCGCCGCCATACATGACCGCGACACGGTCGGTCTGTTCGGCGACGACGGCCAAGTCATGGGTGATCAGGATCATCGCCATGTTCATTTCCCGGCGCAGTCCTGACAGCAGGTCGAGGATTTGCGCCTGCACGGTCACATCTAGCGCCGTTGTCGGCTCGTCGGCAATCAGCAGCTCCGGTTCCAGCATCAGCGCCAGCGCGATCATCACCCGCTGGCGCTGTCCGCCGGACAACTGGTGCGGGTATTGCGCCATGCGGGCCTTGGGCTGGGGGATGCCCACGCGATCGAGCAGGGCGAGGGCGCGCGATTGCGCCGCCTGCTGGCTCTGCCCGCCAAAGATCACCGCGGCCTCGGTCAACTGCCGCCCGATCGTGTAGACGGGGTTGAGCGAGGTCATGGGCTCCTGGAAGATCATCGCGATGCGGTGACCGAGATACTGCGCCGAGAAGGCCGCGTCCGAGAGCGCGCCGAGATCGGCGCCGTCGAAGCGGATGCTGCCGCTTGTCTCGGGACTGGCCGGCAACAGGCGCATCAGCGCCAGGGCCGTCATGCTCTTGCCCGAGCCGCTTTCGCCGACAATTCCCAAAGCCTCGCCGCGGTCGAGGCCGAGCGAGACGCCGCGCACGGCATGCAGGCGACCCGTCGGCACCGACAAGGAGACGGAAAGGTCTTCGATTTCGAGGAGTTTGCTCATCAGTTGCGCCCGTCCGGGGAGGTGATGTCGCGCAATCCGTCGCCCAGCAGGTTGGCGCCGATCACCAGCATGAACAGGCACATGCCGGGCAGCACCACGAGCCAGGGCCGATAGAACATGGCCTGCTTGCCCTCGGCGATCATGAGCCCCCACGAGGGCGTAGGAGGCTGGATGCCGACGCCGAGAAACGACAGCGAGGCCTCGGCCAGGATTGCGATGCCGAGCTCGAAGGTGAAGATGACGATGATTTGCGGGATCAGGTTCGGCAGGATCTCGTGCCAGATCAGCTGCAGCGGCGTGGCGCCGGACGCGCTGGCGGCGGCAACGAAATCGAGGTTGCGGATGCGCTGCGTGGCCGCGCGTGTCACCACCAGGTAGTAGGTCCAGTGCAGCACGCCGATGATGCCGATCACCACCCAGATCGAGGGCCCGATGATGAACACCAGCGCCATGGCCAGCAGCAGGCCGGGCAGGGCCAGTTGCGCCGTGAGCAGGAAGCTGACGGCGTGATCGATCCAGCCGCCGAAGTAGCCCGCCATGACGCCCAGCGTCACGCCGATCAGCAGGCCGATGGTGGCGGCGCCCAGTCCGATCGAGATCGAGATGCGGGCGCCGTAGATCAGCCGGCTCAGGTAGTCGCGCCCGTTCTGGTCCGTGCCCAGCAGGTGATCCCAGACGCCGCCGCTGCTCCACGCCGGCGGCAGCATGCGGCTGCTCAGAGACTGCGCGAAGGGATCATGCGGCGCCAGCAAAGGCGCGCAGAGGGCGATGATGGCAAGCGTGGCGATGATCGCCGCGCCCAGTAGGAAGCCCTTGTGCGACCTGGCCCGGCGGAGCATCAGTTCGCGTGGCGAGTAGGGCGCGGCTTCTTCGGGCTCGAGGGCGCCGACTGTGTCGATCTGCGTCATGCGATGCGGATCCTTGGATCGAGGGCGGCGTTGAGGATATCGGCCAGCAGGTTCATGGCCACGAAGACGATGGCGAAAACGAAGATCAGCATCTGCACGGTGGGAATGTCGGCGCCCAGAATGGACTCCAGCGCCAGCCGCCCCAGCCCGTTGATGGCGAAGATGCTTTCGGTGATCACCGAGCCGCCGAATTTCTGGCCCAGTTGAACCGCCAGCACCGAGATGACCGGCAGCAGGGCGTTGCGCAGCGCGTGCCGGCGCAGCAGTCCGATGCCGCGGAAACCCTTGGATCTGGCGGTGCGGATGTAGTCCGCGCCCATTACCTCGATCAGTCCGGTGCGGGTCAGGCGCATGACCGCCGGCACCGAAGAGGCGCCCAGGACAAAGGCCGGCAGGATGAAATGGCGCCAGCTATCGTCGCCCGAAATGGGCAGGATGGGCAGCATCACCCCCAACAGGATGATCATGATCAGCCCCAGCCAGAAGTTGGGCACGGCTTGCGCCGACACCGCGACGCCCAGCGCCATGCGGTCGATCCATGTATTGGGATTCAGCGCCGCCAGAGCGCCCAGCGGGATGGAGATCGCGATGGTCACCGCGAGCGCGGCCAGCGCCAGCGTGATGGTGACCCCGGCGCGTTCGGCCACGAGCTCGGCCACCGGCTTGTGCCAGTAGTAGCTTTCGCCGAAGTCGCCTTGCAACACGCCGCCCAGCCACCGCGCGTAGCGCACCGGGATCGGCTGATCGAGCCCGTAGCGGTCCCGGATCGTCTGCACGACTTCCTCGGTGGCATTCTCCCCTGCAATGGCCTGCGCGGGGTCGGTGGCGATGTTGAGCAGGAAGAAGGCCGCAAGCGAGACGGTGAAGGCCACCGCCAGGGCCAGAAGCCCGCGCAGCAGAATGTATTTCAGCATGTTGACGCCCTCCGGTGTGGGGCGGGCCGCCGGCCCGCCCCTTTGCCTGTTACTTCCAGCTGGAATTCTGCAGCCTGGGCAGGCCATCCGGATCCAGCGGGAAATCGAGATGGGGCGATACCAGATAGTTCGCGGAATAGGTGAACAGCGGCGCCCAATAGGCCTGCTCGGCGATCGTGCCCAGCGCCTTGGTATAGTCGGCCGCCCGCTCTTCCTGGTCATTGGTCTGCTCAGCCGCGAGCACGTCGGCCGCCAGCGCCTCGTCGCCGGACAGGTTGCGGTCCGTCTCCATCGAGAAATGGATCCGCGCGATTGCGGCGGTATCGGCGGTTCCGCCCGATCCCCAGGTGCCGATATAGGCGGGAATATCGTGCGCAGCGCGCGCCTGATTGAGCGATTCCAGTTTGACGTAGCGCAGATTGACGTTGATCCCGATCGCCGTCAGATCGGCCGAGACCGCTTCCGCGACGGGCTTGTCGCGATAGGCCCACAGCTCCAGATCGAAGCCCTCCGGATAGCCGGCTTCCGCCAGCAACGCCTTGGCCTTGGCGGGATCGTAGGGGTAGTCGCGCACCGACTGGTCGCAGCCGAATTGCGCCGGATGGCAGGCCGTGTGGATCGGCTCGGCCGAGCCGCCGATGAGGAACTTGGCCATTTCCGCCTTGTTCAGCGCATGGTTGATGGCCTGGCGCACCTTGACCTTGGTCAGCGGCCCTTTCGGATCCGTGTTGCCGGCGGCATCGAGCACCACGAAGGCAACGCGCAGGTCCGGGCCGCTCAGATGCGTCGCCAGCGGCGTGGCGCCCAGGCTCTCGGCCAGGTCCAGCGGCACCTTGAACATCCAGTCGATGCTGCCGTTCATCAACTCGGCCTGTTGCGTGCCGGTATCGGGCAGGTTGCGCACGACGATGGTCTTGATGGCCGGCTTGTCGCCGAAGAAATCCTCGAAACGCTCGAGCACCAGTTCCTGGCCGGGCTCGAAGCGGACGACCTTGTACGGGCCTGTGCCGATCAGCTTCTGGGCCATTGCGTCGCGGTTGATGGTGCCACCGGCGTCATAGGTCCCCGCCTTACGCAGCATGACGCGTTGCGCCATGTCGCGCAGCACCAGCGGATAAATGCTCTTGAGGTGAAACCGCACCGTGTCGGGGGCTGTGACTTCCGCATGTTCGAGCCAGCGGCCGATCGTGCCCGACGCGTTGGACTTGCTGTCGTCGCCGATGATCCAGTTGTAGGTATAGGCCACGTCTTCGGCGCTCAGTACCGAGCCGTCGTGAAACGTCACGTCGTCGCGCAGGGTGATGTCGAGCGTGGTTTCGTCGACGAAGGTGTAGCCCGTGGCGACGGCGGGGCGGTATTCCTGCGTGACCGGATCCAGATCGAAAAGGGTCGTGTCGGTCATCTGCGCAAGAATGATATACTCGCGCTTGGTGGTGTAATTGTAGTCGAGATTGAGGATTTCCTCGCTCATCGCCGCGCGCAGTGTGTCGTCATCCGGCCCTGCCATTGCGGGTACGGAAAACAGCGCGGCGGCCACCAGCGAGGGCCCCACGATCCGCTTCATGAAGTGCTTCATATCAACTCCTCCCAAGTTTGGAGGAACGATAGCCACGCGGTTCAAATGCGTATATTGCAATTAATGCAGCCAATGTTGCAAATATCACAAGTCAAAATTCGATCTGATAGACCGGCAAATAGATCCGCCGGCTACGGTCTCAGACACCGGTTCGCTTTGGCACCCCATCGGACAGCCATCGCGCGGGAGGTTCCCTAGAAAAAGCGCGATTGCTCTTTCCATCGGTTCAGCCCAGGCGGCGCCTTGTGAACCCGATTATCGCGGCTTGAGAACAAAACCGGGCGCCCGCCCATATACCGCCCGGAAACCCCGGAACAAACCGGGATGTTCCCGCGCTGTTCCGAATCAAAAACGGCGGTTTTCTGCGAAATTTGATGCGGTAAAGCTCGTTCGGGACGAGGGGGTCGCAAGTTCGAATCTTGCCACTCCGACCATTCTTTCCTTGGATTCAAGGCCTTCCCGAAGCCTGTTTCCCGATACCCGATACCCGATACCCGCGCCGCCGCCTCGACCGGGCATCCATGCCTGTCCTGTTTGGCCTGCGCCGCGCCAGGCGGTGGAGACGTAGCTCCGAGACGCGCATTCGGTGCGCAGCCAGTCGCAGAACAGCGAGATGTCGCCGCTCGGCTTGCGGTCGCTCGGCAGCACGAGGTGGTAGCGGAAGCCGGTCCTGATCATCGCGTTGTCCGCAAAGGGCGTCACCAGCCGGCCGGCCCGAATGTCGATGTCGGCGATCGCGCTGCTGACCAGCGCGACGCCGACCCCGGCGATCGCCGCATCCAGCGCCATCATCTCGCTGGTGAACCGGTGGCCCGTGTCGGCATCGGGATGCTCGATGTGCGCCGCCCGCAGCCACATCTCCCAGCTGGGCGCGGTGGATGCCAGCGCCGGCCAGTCCACATGCAGCAGCCGGTGGCGCCGCAGATCCTCCGGGCGCAGCGGACCGCCGCGCGGCTCAAGCAGCTTCGGGCTGCACACCGGAAAATACACGTCCTCGACCAGCGGCTCCACGTGCACGCCGGTATAGTCGCCGGGTCCGTAGCGGATGCCGACGTCCGCCCAGCCATCCTTGAAGTCCGTCAGCGCGTCGCGCATCAATGCGGATCTCGATGTCGGGATGGCGTTCGCGGAAATCCTCCAGACGCGGGATCAACCATTTCATGGAGAAGGAGGGCGGCGCGGTGACCACCAGCACGTCCTTCTTGCCGTGGTTCTTCATCGCGTCGCAGGCGGACTCCATGGTGCTCATGGCCGCCGTCAGCAGCGGCGCGGCGAGCATCCCCACTCGCGTGAACGTGAGCCCGCGCGGCGAGCGGTCGAACAGGCGGACCTCGTAATAGTCCTCGAGCTGGCGCATCTGCTGGCTGATCGCGGCGGGCGTCACGTTGAGCTCTTCCGCCGCGTTCTTGAAACTCATGTGCCGCGCGGCGGCTTCAAAAGCCCGCAGCCAGTTCAAGGGAGGCATGCCGCGCCGGGGGCGGAATTCTGGAGGCATTAGACAGACTTAACCCCACGCAACTTTATATCGTTTGTGAAAGAGGCGAACAAAAAGCACCAAGGGGAGTAGCTGCTGAACCCAAGGGAGCGACCGTTTCCATGTCCACGACAAACCCACGCACGCTGGACGCTTGCGATGGATCCATGAATTCGGAATGCCGCGAGGAACTGGATTTGCGAAAGGTCCGGCGCGGGGTCCTGATCGCGGGCATTACGAGTATTGTCGCCGCCGGATCCTATACGACCCTCGCCGGCCTCCTGACCACGGATCTCGTCGCCCGGCTCGGCTGGAGCGTGGGCTCCGTCGGCCCGGGAATCGGGCTCAACATGCTCCTCTACGGTCTGACCGCTCCCTTTTCGATCCATGCGATGCAGCGTTTCGGCATCGCCAGGGTCGCCAATGCCGCCCTCTTGATGCTTGTTTTCGGCAGCGGCATGGCGCTCGTGCCGCTGCCGCTGGTCTTCAACCTCGTGTGGGGCATTGTCATCGGCGTCGGCACCGGCTGCCTGACGATGGCCTACGGCAGCCTCATCGTCCGGACGTGGTTTCCCGACAGGCAGGGGACGATCTCGGGATATCTGGTTGCCGCGAGCGTCTTCGGGCAATTCGCGCTGCTGCCGGTCTGGTCCGAGGTGATGACCGCCTTCGGCTGGCGCGCGCCTCTCATCGGCTCGGCCGGGCTCGCGCTGCTGGCCATTCTTGTCAACGCCATTTTCCTGCGCGGCGCCGAGCCGGATGTCCCTTCCGCGCGCCAAAGGCGGGGCCGCGCGAGCATGACTGAAAGTCTGTTCAGCGGGTTGCTGGGGGCGGTCAGGACGCCGGTCTTCTGGGTTCTCGTGGCGCGGTTCATGATCTGCGGCGCGACGACCAACGGCATCATGTGGAGCCACTTCACGGTGGCGGCCAGCATCTGCGGGCTGACCGTGACGACCGCGTCCTGGGTTCTGCTGCTGATCGGCGTGTTCAACGTGGCCGGCACGACGGCGTCGGGGTGGCTGACGGACCGCATCGGGGTCCGGATCATCCTGGCGGTGGTCTTCGCCGCCCGGGCGCTGACGCTGCTGTCGCTGCCCTTCGTGCTCACCGGC is a genomic window containing:
- a CDS encoding LysR family transcriptional regulator, producing MNWLRAFEAAARHMSFKNAAEELNVTPAAISQQMRQLEDYYEVRLFDRSPRGLTFTRVGMLAAPLLTAAMSTMESACDAMKNHGKKDVLVVTAPPSFSMKWLIPRLEDFRERHPDIEIRIDARRADGLQGWLGGRRHPLRTRRLYRRARGAAGRGRVFSGVQPEAA
- a CDS encoding ABC transporter substrate-binding protein, with translation MKHFMKRIVGPSLVAAALFSVPAMAGPDDDTLRAAMSEEILNLDYNYTTKREYIILAQMTDTTLFDLDPVTQEYRPAVATGYTFVDETTLDITLRDDVTFHDGSVLSAEDVAYTYNWIIGDDSKSNASGTIGRWLEHAEVTAPDTVRFHLKSIYPLVLRDMAQRVMLRKAGTYDAGGTINRDAMAQKLIGTGPYKVVRFEPGQELVLERFEDFFGDKPAIKTIVVRNLPDTGTQQAELMNGSIDWMFKVPLDLAESLGATPLATHLSGPDLRVAFVVLDAAGNTDPKGPLTKVKVRQAINHALNKAEMAKFLIGGSAEPIHTACHPAQFGCDQSVRDYPYDPAKAKALLAEAGYPEGFDLELWAYRDKPVAEAVSADLTAIGINVNLRYVKLESLNQARAAHDIPAYIGTWGSGGTADTAAIARIHFSMETDRNLSGDEALAADVLAAEQTNDQEERAADYTKALGTIAEQAYWAPLFTYSANYLVSPHLDFPLDPDGLPRLQNSSWK
- a CDS encoding ABC transporter permease; this encodes MLKYILLRGLLALAVAFTVSLAAFFLLNIATDPAQAIAGENATEEVVQTIRDRYGLDQPIPVRYARWLGGVLQGDFGESYYWHKPVAELVAERAGVTITLALAALAVTIAISIPLGALAALNPNTWIDRMALGVAVSAQAVPNFWLGLIMIILLGVMLPILPISGDDSWRHFILPAFVLGASSVPAVMRLTRTGLIEVMGADYIRTARSKGFRGIGLLRRHALRNALLPVISVLAVQLGQKFGGSVITESIFAINGLGRLALESILGADIPTVQMLIFVFAIVFVAMNLLADILNAALDPRIRIA
- a CDS encoding MFS transporter, whose protein sequence is MSTTNPRTLDACDGSMNSECREELDLRKVRRGVLIAGITSIVAAGSYTTLAGLLTTDLVARLGWSVGSVGPGIGLNMLLYGLTAPFSIHAMQRFGIARVANAALLMLVFGSGMALVPLPLVFNLVWGIVIGVGTGCLTMAYGSLIVRTWFPDRQGTISGYLVAASVFGQFALLPVWSEVMTAFGWRAPLIGSAGLALLAILVNAIFLRGAEPDVPSARQRRGRASMTESLFSGLLGAVRTPVFWVLVARFMICGATTNGIMWSHFTVAASICGLTVTTASWVLLLIGVFNVAGTTASGWLTDRIGVRIILAVVFAARALTLLSLPFVLTGVFDARIVTFAIVFGIMDVATVPPVIAVCNRVFGEDGPSVFGWVNTFHQLGAGLMAYSGSLLWLEYGSYNPLWLTCGTLCLIAAGIGVAGRYQPRHVPAAR
- a CDS encoding LysR substrate-binding domain-containing protein, with the translated sequence MRYGPGDYTGVHVEPLVEDVYFPVCSPKLLEPRGGPLRPEDLRRHRLLHVDWPALASTAPSWEMWLRAAHIEHPDADTGHRFTSEMMALDAAIAGVGVALVSSAIADIDIRAGRLVTPFADNAMIRTGFRYHLVLPSDRKPSGDISLFCDWLRTECASRSYVSTAWRGAGQTGQAWMPGRGGGAGIGYRVSGNRLREGLESKERMVGVARFELATPSSRTSFTASNFAENRRF
- a CDS encoding ABC transporter permease encodes the protein MTQIDTVGALEPEEAAPYSPRELMLRRARSHKGFLLGAAIIATLAIIALCAPLLAPHDPFAQSLSSRMLPPAWSSGGVWDHLLGTDQNGRDYLSRLIYGARISISIGLGAATIGLLIGVTLGVMAGYFGGWIDHAVSFLLTAQLALPGLLLAMALVFIIGPSIWVVIGIIGVLHWTYYLVVTRAATQRIRNLDFVAAASASGATPLQLIWHEILPNLIPQIIVIFTFELGIAILAEASLSFLGVGIQPPTPSWGLMIAEGKQAMFYRPWLVVLPGMCLFMLVIGANLLGDGLRDITSPDGRN